A window from Borrelia sp. P9F1 encodes these proteins:
- the rpsD gene encoding 30S ribosomal protein S4 — translation MNRKSIAKGKMVRRFGVNIFEQPKYDKLLKRKPSPPGMHGKSRKGKVTEYGKQLVEKQKVKFTYGVSERQLTNIFREAKRHHGVTGHNLLALLERRIDNVVYRAGFAISRAHARQIVSHGVIILNGRRVTIPSITLRTSDELRVKEKDSLKKLIRSNIEKTSTLRNLPTWIEVNADALQVKVTRPPARDEIPTLANEQMVVEYYSKRA, via the coding sequence ATGAATAGGAAGAGTATAGCCAAGGGTAAGATGGTTAGGCGATTTGGTGTTAATATATTTGAACAGCCTAAGTACGATAAACTACTGAAGAGGAAGCCTAGTCCACCGGGAATGCATGGAAAATCTAGGAAGGGGAAGGTCACTGAGTATGGGAAGCAGTTGGTAGAGAAACAGAAGGTTAAGTTTACTTATGGGGTAAGCGAGAGACAGCTGACTAATATTTTTAGGGAGGCAAAGCGACATCACGGAGTTACGGGACACAACCTTTTGGCTTTGCTTGAGAGAAGAATTGATAATGTTGTGTATCGGGCCGGGTTTGCTATTTCAAGAGCTCATGCTAGACAAATAGTTTCGCATGGGGTGATCATACTTAATGGAAGAAGGGTTACAATACCGTCTATTACTTTAAGAACGAGCGATGAGTTACGGGTAAAGGAAAAGGATAGCCTGAAAAAACTGATTAGATCTAATATAGAAAAGACATCGACCCTTCGAAATCTTCCAACTTGGATAGAAGTGAACGCTGATGCTTTGCAAGTGAAGGTCACACGCCCTCCGGCGAGGGACGAAATACCTACCCTCGCTAATGAGCAAATGGTTGTTGAGTATTATTCTAAGAGGGCATGA
- a CDS encoding cation transporter has product MVKVINNKNISKYVNLNLKSLKQAEFYIAYIENHAKAVSYIKAKTKDREIEVKDFYIDPNFKAEGIEKIVFNNLIYYGKKNKLQKISCEIAEVEEDLRSLGFISNNNVYKKDLTPEIRKDKFIMGIGLVSVLAEVVSIASKLTVGILFNSFALIADAFHVLSDFVLSAITYFSLKITNKPETIYYPYGYKKMENLISFIIGIIIIVAGFTIFLNSTGLNKLISLGGESGFHIHYHPTHLEDHGHGHDHFHDHEHNHFHDHEHSHSHNHHEEDKNNILEIFSNKSFKKSIWIPLVPFIFFIVKMVEYLVKFQIGKRYNNYLLLALSSADKNCIFSHGGTTLSLLLANYVWTGFDKIISIFISFIIIKEGLHVILKNANKILSKQDIDLKREIKDTLKNTKINLKELNLSHEGNHLNLYAKLDLNHESDLKSLIKQIETTKEIIKKQHKEIYEMYILI; this is encoded by the coding sequence ATGGTTAAGGTCATTAATAACAAAAATATTAGCAAATATGTGAATTTAAATCTTAAAAGCCTAAAACAAGCTGAATTCTACATAGCTTATATAGAAAATCATGCTAAAGCCGTTTCGTACATTAAAGCAAAAACAAAAGATAGAGAAATCGAAGTTAAAGATTTTTATATCGATCCAAACTTTAAAGCAGAGGGAATAGAAAAAATAGTATTCAATAATTTAATTTATTATGGAAAAAAAAATAAACTTCAAAAAATTTCCTGCGAAATTGCTGAAGTAGAGGAAGATCTTAGAAGCTTAGGTTTTATAAGTAACAATAACGTATATAAAAAGGACTTAACACCTGAGATCAGAAAAGATAAGTTCATAATGGGGATTGGACTTGTCTCAGTACTAGCAGAAGTAGTTTCCATCGCCTCTAAACTTACCGTAGGAATACTTTTCAATTCCTTTGCACTTATAGCAGACGCTTTTCACGTCCTCTCAGATTTTGTGTTATCAGCAATTACCTACTTCAGTCTCAAAATTACAAATAAGCCTGAGACAATTTATTATCCTTACGGATATAAAAAAATGGAAAATTTAATATCATTTATCATAGGGATAATCATAATAGTAGCGGGGTTTACGATATTTTTAAACTCAACGGGCCTGAATAAATTAATTAGCCTTGGGGGCGAATCTGGATTCCACATTCATTACCATCCTACCCACCTTGAAGATCATGGGCATGGACACGACCACTTTCACGACCACGAACACAATCACTTCCATGACCACGAACATTCCCATTCACACAACCATCACGAAGAGGATAAGAATAATATACTTGAAATATTTTCAAATAAATCTTTTAAGAAAAGCATTTGGATACCATTAGTACCCTTTATATTTTTCATAGTAAAAATGGTCGAATATTTAGTAAAATTCCAGATTGGAAAAAGATATAATAACTACCTACTCTTAGCACTCTCATCAGCTGATAAAAACTGTATATTTTCCCACGGAGGTACTACATTAAGTTTATTACTTGCAAATTATGTGTGGACAGGTTTTGACAAAATCATATCTATATTTATTAGTTTTATAATCATTAAAGAAGGACTTCACGTAATACTAAAAAACGCTAATAAAATTCTCTCAAAACAAGACATAGATTTAAAAAGAGAGATAAAAGACACATTGAAAAATACCAAAATAAACTTGAAAGAACTCAATTTGTCTCATGAGGGGAATCATTTAAATCTTTATGCAAAATTAGATTTAAACCATGAGAGTGATTTAAAAAGCTTGATAAAACAAATAGAGACAACAAAAGAAATAATTAAAAAACAACACAAGGAAATATATGAAATGTACATTTTAATATGA
- the cdd gene encoding cytidine deaminase gives MDSSDKDQIRQAFQMAEVARSNSYSPYSSFKVGACLKTRDNLFFQGSNVENASFGATCCAERSAIVNMVSSVGTQKIDFMLLSTIPETIPCAICLQVMSEFFDEDTKIFITNPLTFNSNQTALKTYVLRDLLRIPFDKEELSRIYLKE, from the coding sequence TTGGATAGCAGTGATAAAGATCAGATTAGACAAGCGTTTCAGATGGCTGAAGTCGCGAGAAGTAATTCATATTCGCCTTACTCAAGCTTTAAAGTGGGAGCTTGCCTCAAGACTAGGGACAATTTATTTTTTCAAGGTTCAAACGTTGAAAATGCAAGCTTTGGTGCTACCTGCTGTGCAGAAAGGAGCGCTATTGTAAATATGGTATCGTCTGTTGGAACGCAAAAAATAGATTTCATGCTACTCTCAACAATTCCGGAAACCATTCCATGTGCAATATGCCTTCAGGTAATGTCAGAATTTTTCGACGAGGACACTAAGATATTCATAACAAATCCCCTCACATTCAATTCTAATCAGACTGCTCTGAAAACTTACGTACTCCGGGATTTACTCAGGATTCCATTTGACAAAGAAGAACTGTCAAGAATCTATCTTAAGGAGTAG
- a CDS encoding bifunctional oligoribonuclease/PAP phosphatase NrnA, with protein MLVAIEFIKRYDNFIIIGHKDPDFDCIGSSLALASFLSRIGKKSIMLNEGPFVRREIIPLKDKFLSQWPNIDSSDHAVIILDCSIFDRIGDEFVFYVKDMPILVIDHHASGDKLDVPSYIDPLAPSTTFLIEKLIRKFGYDVTREEAWYILVGFCTDTGFFRFLSNSDPEPFEMVARLVSKGLSLKDVYSYIEAVKSLSSIDILRSMLNNLKYYFDGKVLVTALPFDAKKDTNISGVNELFYALLSNVENNEILVILKETEDGSILAGLRSREYFDVGELAKSFGGGGHKHASGFKIKISSLNLLENQIISYIREGLKD; from the coding sequence ATGTTAGTTGCTATTGAATTTATTAAAAGATACGATAATTTTATTATCATTGGGCATAAGGACCCTGATTTTGATTGTATTGGTTCGTCCTTAGCTTTAGCTTCTTTTTTATCTAGAATAGGTAAGAAATCTATTATGCTTAATGAGGGGCCTTTTGTCAGGAGAGAAATAATTCCTCTTAAGGACAAGTTTTTATCTCAATGGCCCAATATTGACTCTTCAGATCATGCTGTAATCATTTTAGATTGCTCCATTTTTGACAGGATAGGAGATGAGTTTGTTTTTTATGTAAAGGATATGCCTATCCTTGTTATTGATCATCATGCTTCGGGTGATAAGTTAGATGTTCCCAGTTATATTGATCCCCTAGCACCCTCAACTACTTTTTTGATTGAGAAATTAATTAGGAAATTTGGATATGATGTTACAAGAGAAGAGGCTTGGTATATTCTGGTTGGATTTTGCACAGACACAGGGTTTTTCAGGTTTTTGTCAAACAGTGACCCTGAGCCTTTCGAAATGGTAGCCAGGCTTGTTTCTAAGGGGTTAAGTCTTAAGGATGTTTATAGTTACATTGAGGCCGTTAAGAGCTTATCTTCAATAGATATCCTGAGATCAATGTTAAACAACCTTAAATATTATTTTGATGGAAAAGTTTTAGTTACTGCTTTGCCTTTCGATGCAAAAAAAGACACTAATATTAGTGGAGTTAATGAGCTATTTTATGCATTGCTTAGTAATGTTGAAAATAATGAAATATTAGTTATCTTAAAAGAGACGGAAGATGGTTCTATTTTAGCTGGACTTCGGTCTAGGGAATATTTTGATGTTGGGGAGCTTGCTAAGTCTTTTGGAGGAGGAGGACATAAGCATGCCAGTGGGTTTAAGATCAAAATAAGCTCTTTAAACCTTTTAGAAAATCAGATTATCTCATATATAAGGGAAGGACTTAAGGATTAA
- a CDS encoding glycoside hydrolase family 3 protein, with amino-acid sequence MSDKELLGQMFMISYPGEQITNFTLNFIKDKNLGGIKIFGWNAGSLPMLIDSINKAQVMSQRNRFKIPLFIATDQEGGWAQHIKLKTSKTIGNLGITATLSPNDSYLTGYYIADELSRLGINLNFAPIVDVYTHEDNFIIGPRAYSNDPQIVALFALAFYKGQKQAGVISTAKHFPGHGNTVVDSHTKMPIINSNLEEMLENELLPYKVLIQENIPVIMSGHLAYPMLTNGEEIPASSSIKILKGILREKLKYNNLIVTDDLLMNAVRHKNESIYDTIERIIRTETDILLISLNENLQSNAYNRLLALMKEDNEIRGNIIKSNKRILRIKLKYLKEGKNKVNIYPNYKKTQEIPTNEAKKFFEQSTLRGITKIRLEKKVSRHKKTLLVSPYYQMVSEGRKIFQNSSSYYYDYYPLNGINYNKLQEIKKLIEKHEQVIFNLSTPGSLNYIENLKEYKDKISIIVSLTPQHIKNLDWIENIVVVYGTTTLAFKSGFLTLTKEFNPKGVIPLTNLNP; translated from the coding sequence ATGAGCGACAAAGAACTACTAGGACAAATGTTTATGATAAGTTATCCGGGAGAGCAGATAACAAACTTTACTCTTAACTTTATTAAAGACAAAAATCTGGGCGGCATAAAAATCTTTGGATGGAATGCTGGAAGCCTGCCCATGTTAATAGATAGCATAAATAAAGCACAAGTAATGTCTCAAAGAAATAGATTTAAAATTCCCCTATTTATCGCTACAGACCAAGAGGGTGGATGGGCACAGCACATAAAACTAAAGACCTCAAAAACAATAGGAAACCTTGGTATCACGGCTACTCTCTCGCCAAATGATTCTTACCTCACGGGATATTACATAGCAGATGAATTAAGTCGCCTTGGAATCAATCTAAATTTTGCACCCATAGTTGACGTCTACACTCATGAAGACAACTTCATAATAGGGCCAAGAGCATACTCAAATGATCCACAAATAGTTGCTTTATTTGCTCTGGCATTTTATAAAGGACAAAAACAAGCTGGAGTGATCTCAACAGCAAAACATTTCCCGGGGCATGGAAATACAGTTGTTGATTCTCATACAAAAATGCCAATAATAAATTCAAATTTAGAAGAGATGCTCGAAAATGAACTATTGCCTTACAAAGTATTAATACAGGAAAATATTCCAGTAATAATGAGTGGACACCTGGCCTACCCAATGCTTACAAACGGCGAAGAGATACCCGCCTCATCATCAATTAAAATTTTAAAAGGAATTCTTAGGGAAAAATTAAAATATAATAATTTGATCGTAACAGATGATTTATTAATGAACGCCGTGAGACATAAAAATGAAAGTATCTATGATACGATTGAAAGGATTATCAGAACAGAAACAGATATTTTATTAATATCATTAAACGAAAATTTACAAAGCAACGCCTACAACAGACTCTTGGCCCTTATGAAAGAAGATAATGAGATAAGAGGAAATATTATTAAATCCAATAAAAGAATACTTAGAATCAAGTTAAAATATTTAAAAGAGGGGAAAAATAAAGTAAACATTTATCCAAACTACAAAAAGACACAAGAAATACCCACAAATGAGGCTAAAAAGTTTTTTGAGCAGAGTACATTAAGAGGAATAACAAAAATTAGGCTAGAAAAAAAAGTTTCAAGGCATAAGAAAACACTATTAGTATCACCCTACTACCAAATGGTTTCAGAAGGAAGAAAAATATTTCAAAACAGCTCCAGTTATTACTATGATTACTACCCCTTAAACGGTATTAACTACAATAAACTTCAGGAAATTAAAAAACTAATTGAAAAACACGAGCAAGTTATTTTCAATCTTTCAACTCCTGGTAGCCTTAATTACATAGAAAATTTAAAAGAATACAAAGACAAAATAAGCATTATTGTATCTCTTACACCTCAACACATCAAAAATCTAGACTGGATAGAGAACATAGTAGTAGTCTATGGCACAACAACACTAGCTTTTAAATCAGGGTTCTTAACTCTAACGAAAGAATTTAACCCAAAGGGAGTAATTCCTTTAACAAATCTTAATCCTTAA
- a CDS encoding DJ-1 family glyoxalase III, which translates to MRVAVMLADGFEEIEAVVPVDILRRGGVDVKLISLNDDKAVTGSRGVSFWADEKLSDCGADDFDLVILPGGMPGASNLFESRELDKILRDMKLGGKFIAAICAAPAVVLSAKGLLGANKFTCYPGFENGVMDGEFVDENVVISNNFITSKGVGTVFEFAFALLELVKGVGVVEDVRQKALL; encoded by the coding sequence ATGAGAGTAGCTGTTATGCTTGCAGATGGCTTTGAGGAGATTGAGGCTGTTGTTCCAGTTGATATTTTAAGACGAGGTGGCGTTGATGTTAAACTTATCAGTTTAAATGATGATAAGGCTGTCACGGGTTCTAGAGGAGTTTCCTTTTGGGCAGACGAGAAATTGTCAGATTGTGGTGCAGATGATTTTGATTTAGTCATACTTCCTGGGGGGATGCCGGGTGCTAGCAATCTTTTTGAGTCTAGAGAATTAGATAAGATTTTAAGGGATATGAAATTAGGGGGTAAGTTTATTGCAGCTATTTGTGCTGCCCCAGCTGTTGTGCTTTCTGCTAAGGGGCTTTTGGGAGCGAACAAATTTACATGCTATCCGGGATTCGAAAATGGAGTTATGGATGGTGAATTTGTGGACGAAAATGTTGTTATTAGCAATAACTTTATCACCTCTAAGGGGGTAGGTACGGTCTTTGAGTTCGCTTTTGCCTTACTTGAGCTTGTAAAGGGAGTGGGAGTAGTTGAGGATGTTAGACAGAAAGCCTTGCTGTAA
- a CDS encoding acetate kinase has product MKILVLNTGSSSLKFTLYEYANRQVLVSGVVEKIKERESITKIKTRCGVEEKKGAGIKSHEEALRKVVKTLTNEELAILASPNEIYAIGHRIVHGGSNFKNSVLLNKDVLAELGKISHLAPLHNPAAIKVIEATLKILPDAKQVLCFDTSWHQSMNERAFLYATPYSWYKDHNIRKYGFHGLSYSYITGRVATILKKNREDLNLIILHLGNGASINAVKGGLSYDTSMGLTPLEGLVMGTRCGDIDPSIIPLMSRLLKKTTQEIEEILNNESGMLGVSCKSNDLRDIWKEVENGDHNARLAVELMAFRIKKYIGSYLAILDFNLDAIVFTAGVGTTDYGIRELALKGFEKIGIEIDLKKNNQAFRKDIESDISSEGSKVKILVLPTNEELSILEDTHTLCSQENPL; this is encoded by the coding sequence ATGAAAATACTGGTACTTAATACAGGAAGTTCGTCATTAAAATTTACACTCTACGAGTACGCAAATAGGCAAGTGTTAGTATCTGGTGTGGTTGAAAAGATAAAAGAAAGAGAATCAATAACTAAGATTAAAACTAGATGCGGAGTGGAAGAGAAGAAAGGTGCTGGGATTAAATCACACGAAGAAGCATTAAGAAAGGTGGTCAAGACTTTAACAAACGAAGAATTAGCAATACTAGCCAGCCCAAATGAAATTTATGCAATAGGACATCGAATTGTCCATGGAGGCTCCAATTTTAAAAACTCAGTATTACTTAATAAAGATGTCCTAGCCGAGCTGGGGAAGATATCTCACCTTGCTCCTCTTCATAATCCAGCCGCCATTAAAGTCATAGAAGCAACACTTAAAATACTGCCGGATGCAAAACAGGTTTTATGCTTTGATACATCATGGCATCAAAGCATGAATGAGAGAGCATTTTTATACGCTACACCGTATTCTTGGTACAAAGACCACAACATTAGAAAATATGGATTTCATGGATTATCTTACTCATACATAACAGGAAGAGTTGCTACAATTCTTAAGAAAAACCGTGAAGATCTAAACTTAATAATACTGCATCTGGGTAATGGAGCCAGCATTAATGCTGTTAAAGGCGGCCTGTCATATGATACAAGCATGGGACTTACTCCACTTGAAGGGCTCGTTATGGGTACAAGATGTGGTGACATTGATCCTTCAATTATTCCTTTAATGAGTAGATTACTTAAGAAGACAACACAAGAGATAGAAGAGATTCTTAATAATGAAAGTGGTATGCTAGGGGTGTCTTGTAAATCGAATGACTTAAGAGATATTTGGAAAGAAGTGGAAAATGGTGATCATAATGCTAGACTTGCTGTTGAACTGATGGCATTTAGAATAAAAAAATACATTGGCTCTTACCTTGCAATTCTAGATTTTAACCTAGATGCAATCGTCTTCACAGCCGGTGTTGGCACCACAGACTATGGAATACGAGAACTAGCATTGAAAGGTTTTGAAAAAATAGGAATAGAAATAGACCTTAAGAAAAACAATCAAGCTTTCAGAAAAGACATAGAATCTGACATCTCAAGCGAAGGCAGTAAAGTAAAAATACTTGTACTGCCAACAAACGAAGAACTCTCTATTCTTGAGGATACTCATACACTATGCTCACAAGAAAACCCACTCTAG
- the mfd gene encoding transcription-repair coupling factor, with protein MDIEKELTTRLSDGYELEKVKQLCKQRAPFTLVGYEGFFKAFLINKIKEYSKNKSVILVVKDENISDKIKSDLLQITDQVYELNYFSSLAYKGISSKSKVFSERVKFLINFYENNPGIYLVVIKSLLGKIPSKENLFKNIYKIQKEKTINVKALEKTLIKLGYEQTTRVTLPGEFTIKGEVIDIYSFVKTEPVRISLNFNKIEEIKAFNPFTQLKEGNEISEFEIIPRKEIIWNDSNINKLGQQVKEDEYKALFKDIKSRHSAKSEELFYSLIGDTYLTQEIDKDTPIINFELSNFQEETKKIYKEHEKLYSQAIETGNQTIAPKKIFMNLKDLKLKTNIFFSKPENIQTEEFIEFQVETNISFFSNIILAKNEMTNWIKNGFRVIIAAESGSQREKLKYLFKDLPKIKIEVLKISSSLIINKAKIAIILESDIFNRKQKINKDFESSKTKVIDSFVEVEKNSYVVHINHGIGIFRQVKRIKTSLLEKDYIEIEYADNEKLFIPIEQTHLIQKYIGNNIPSIKLDSISSKTWEKKKAYAKKRIEDIADKLVALYSERESIKGFKYPQDNEWQLLFESEFPYDETPDQLTAIEEIKEDMMSFKVMDRLLCGDVGFGKTEVAMRAAFKAVMGKKQVAILAPTTILAEQHFNTFKRRFKNFPIKIEMMSRFIKKSTEREIIKNLAMGEIDIIIGTHKILSKNLIYKDLGLIIIDEEQRFGVREKENLKEIKISVDCLALSATPIPRSLHMSLIKLRDISVLKIPPKNRIKIETYVEEFNEALIKHAIEHELSRDGQVFFVHHNIEELDSIKVILEKIIPYARIAIIHAKLTGDQIENIMHDFINKSYQILLATTIIENGIDIENANTIIINNANRFGLSQLYQLRGRVGRSSQKAFAYLLYKEGLSLNESAVERLRSISEFSELGAGFKIAMKDMEIRGVGNLLGREQHGEIESIGLDCYLGMLHKAIAHRMGRGSQEREISVEINYNGFIPDSYTENEQDKMLIYKKISGIQSEEENRKIRAEIYDRFGSIPEELNVLLTLAEMKILAKKLNISSLKERNKLLEIEYLNTELIPVKKIMEIIKGNPTTLKINPEYKNSIFLNLNNTRETDKINYIYEKLNLLAGIRE; from the coding sequence ATGGATATAGAAAAAGAATTAACTACCAGACTAAGTGATGGTTATGAGTTAGAAAAAGTAAAACAACTCTGCAAACAAAGAGCACCATTTACATTAGTAGGATATGAAGGTTTTTTTAAAGCCTTTTTAATAAATAAAATAAAAGAATACAGCAAGAACAAAAGTGTTATTCTGGTAGTTAAAGACGAAAATATATCAGACAAAATCAAATCCGATTTATTGCAAATCACAGATCAAGTATACGAACTAAATTACTTCAGTTCCCTTGCATACAAAGGAATTAGTTCAAAAAGTAAAGTCTTTAGCGAAAGAGTAAAATTTTTAATCAATTTTTATGAAAATAACCCTGGCATCTATCTTGTTGTAATAAAATCTCTTCTTGGTAAAATTCCTAGTAAAGAAAATCTATTTAAAAACATCTATAAAATTCAGAAAGAAAAGACAATCAACGTAAAGGCACTGGAAAAAACCCTTATAAAGCTAGGCTATGAACAAACGACAAGAGTCACACTACCCGGAGAATTTACCATAAAGGGAGAAGTGATAGACATATATTCATTTGTTAAAACAGAACCGGTAAGAATTTCCCTAAATTTTAACAAAATAGAAGAAATAAAAGCATTTAACCCCTTTACACAACTAAAAGAAGGAAATGAAATTTCTGAATTTGAAATCATACCTAGGAAAGAAATCATATGGAACGACTCAAACATAAACAAGCTAGGACAACAAGTAAAAGAAGATGAATACAAAGCATTATTTAAAGACATTAAGTCAAGACACAGTGCTAAATCAGAAGAACTTTTTTATTCATTAATAGGAGATACATACTTAACCCAGGAAATTGATAAAGATACTCCCATTATCAACTTCGAGCTCTCAAACTTTCAAGAAGAGACAAAAAAAATTTACAAAGAACATGAAAAGCTTTACAGTCAGGCAATAGAGACGGGAAACCAGACAATTGCACCAAAAAAAATTTTCATGAACTTAAAAGATTTAAAATTAAAAACTAATATTTTCTTTTCAAAACCCGAAAATATTCAAACAGAAGAATTCATAGAATTTCAAGTTGAAACTAATATTAGCTTTTTTTCAAACATCATACTTGCAAAAAATGAAATGACTAACTGGATAAAAAACGGATTTAGAGTAATAATCGCAGCAGAATCTGGATCACAAAGGGAAAAACTAAAATACCTATTCAAGGATCTTCCGAAGATAAAAATTGAAGTTCTAAAAATATCCAGTTCACTCATAATTAACAAAGCAAAAATAGCTATTATTCTTGAGTCTGACATATTTAACAGAAAACAAAAAATAAATAAAGATTTTGAATCATCAAAAACAAAGGTCATTGATTCATTTGTTGAGGTTGAAAAAAATAGTTATGTTGTACATATAAACCATGGCATTGGGATATTTAGACAGGTAAAGAGAATTAAAACAAGCCTCCTTGAAAAAGACTACATTGAGATTGAATATGCCGATAATGAAAAATTGTTTATTCCGATTGAGCAAACACATCTTATTCAAAAATATATTGGAAACAATATCCCAAGCATAAAGCTGGACAGTATTAGTTCAAAAACATGGGAAAAGAAAAAAGCTTATGCAAAAAAAAGGATTGAAGACATAGCAGATAAACTTGTTGCACTTTATTCAGAAAGAGAAAGCATTAAGGGATTTAAATATCCTCAAGATAACGAATGGCAATTATTATTTGAGTCAGAATTCCCATATGATGAAACTCCAGATCAATTGACTGCAATAGAAGAAATAAAAGAAGATATGATGAGCTTTAAAGTAATGGATAGACTTTTGTGTGGGGATGTTGGATTTGGCAAAACAGAGGTAGCAATGAGAGCTGCATTTAAAGCTGTAATGGGCAAGAAACAAGTGGCAATACTTGCTCCAACAACAATCCTAGCAGAACAACACTTTAACACATTTAAACGAAGATTCAAAAATTTCCCAATCAAAATTGAAATGATGAGCAGATTTATAAAAAAATCAACAGAAAGGGAAATTATTAAGAACTTAGCGATGGGAGAGATTGACATAATAATTGGAACACACAAAATATTATCCAAGAACCTAATATATAAAGATTTAGGACTCATCATAATTGATGAAGAACAGAGATTTGGAGTAAGAGAAAAAGAAAACTTAAAAGAAATAAAGATATCCGTGGATTGCCTTGCGTTATCAGCGACCCCCATTCCAAGATCTCTCCATATGTCATTAATTAAACTCAGGGACATATCCGTCTTGAAAATTCCACCCAAAAACAGAATTAAAATAGAAACTTACGTAGAAGAATTTAATGAAGCCTTAATTAAACATGCAATTGAACATGAACTTTCTCGCGATGGACAAGTCTTCTTCGTACATCATAACATTGAGGAGCTAGACTCAATAAAGGTAATTTTGGAAAAAATAATTCCCTATGCGAGAATTGCAATCATTCATGCAAAACTTACAGGCGATCAAATTGAAAACATTATGCACGATTTTATAAACAAGTCATATCAAATACTTCTAGCTACAACAATAATTGAAAATGGAATAGACATTGAAAACGCAAATACAATAATAATTAACAATGCTAATAGATTCGGACTCTCACAACTATACCAACTAAGAGGAAGAGTTGGAAGAAGTTCACAAAAAGCTTTTGCTTATCTTTTATATAAAGAAGGGTTAAGTTTAAATGAAAGTGCTGTTGAAAGACTACGTTCAATATCTGAATTTTCCGAACTTGGAGCTGGCTTTAAAATTGCAATGAAAGATATGGAAATAAGAGGTGTTGGGAATCTACTTGGAAGAGAGCAACATGGAGAAATTGAGTCAATTGGTCTAGACTGCTACTTAGGCATGCTACACAAGGCAATTGCACATCGAATGGGAAGGGGTTCTCAAGAAAGAGAGATCTCCGTTGAGATTAACTACAATGGGTTTATTCCCGATAGTTACACAGAAAATGAGCAGGACAAGATGTTAATCTACAAAAAAATCTCGGGCATTCAGAGTGAAGAAGAAAATAGAAAAATAAGAGCTGAGATTTATGACCGATTCGGCTCTATTCCTGAAGAACTAAACGTCCTACTTACGCTAGCAGAAATGAAAATACTTGCAAAAAAACTCAACATCTCAAGCCTTAAAGAGAGAAACAAATTGCTGGAAATTGAATATTTAAATACAGAACTCATTCCTGTTAAAAAAATAATGGAAATAATAAAAGGCAATCCTACCACATTAAAAATAAATCCAGAGTATAAAAACTCAATTTTCCTAAACTTAAACAACACTAGAGAGACAGACAAAATTAACTACATATACGAAAAACTTAACTTATTAGCAGGGATTAGAGAATGA